The Paenibacillus uliginis N3/975 genome has a window encoding:
- a CDS encoding glutathione peroxidase, with the protein MSIYDFEVTNISGKQQTLEPYKGQVMLIVNTATKCGFAPQFSGLEKLHETFHDKGLAVLGFPSSQFMNQELANNSDIAEACKLNHGVTFPLFAKIDVNGNSAHPLFKHLASEAPGTFGTKRIKWNFTKFLVDRDGKVIKRFAPADTPEKIESHIKTLLNS; encoded by the coding sequence ATGTCCATTTACGATTTCGAGGTTACCAACATCAGCGGAAAGCAGCAAACGCTGGAGCCCTATAAGGGTCAAGTCATGCTGATCGTCAATACGGCAACCAAATGCGGTTTTGCTCCGCAGTTCAGCGGTCTGGAGAAGCTCCATGAAACGTTCCACGATAAAGGTCTGGCCGTACTCGGATTTCCGAGCAGCCAGTTTATGAATCAAGAGCTCGCGAACAACTCCGACATTGCTGAAGCGTGCAAGCTCAATCATGGGGTCACCTTTCCTTTATTCGCCAAGATTGATGTCAACGGTAACAGTGCACACCCGCTGTTCAAGCATTTGGCTTCCGAGGCTCCAGGCACTTTCGGTACGAAACGGATCAAGTGGAATTTTACCAAATTTCTCGTAGATCGGGACGGAAAAGTCATCAAGCGCTTCGCGCCAGCAGATACACCAGAGAAGATCGAGAGCCATATCAAAACTCTACTTAACAGCTAA
- a CDS encoding ABC transporter ATP-binding protein: MKTLIQAHGLVKTYGHKHVVNGIHLDIREGEVLAIIGPNGAGKSTTLDLILGLRRPDDGSVTYWTSQPSRHIGLQLQSTPFFPGFTALENLRMFAAFYGLRLKDHQLMPHLERCGLADAAKTDALRLSGGQQKRLAIAMALVHDPNLLFLDEPTASLDPRARREIRELIRSLADAGTSIVFTSHDMEEVNKLAQRILLICNGKIQAEGSPEFLLSTHGAESLEELYISLTEA, encoded by the coding sequence ATGAAAACATTAATTCAGGCCCATGGTTTAGTTAAAACCTATGGTCACAAGCATGTCGTCAACGGAATTCATCTGGATATCCGGGAGGGTGAGGTACTGGCAATCATCGGACCAAACGGTGCCGGAAAATCAACAACGCTGGATCTCATACTTGGGCTCCGGCGTCCGGATGACGGGTCCGTTACGTACTGGACTTCTCAGCCTTCCCGCCACATCGGCTTACAGCTGCAGTCAACCCCCTTCTTTCCCGGCTTTACAGCACTTGAGAACCTGCGGATGTTCGCCGCCTTCTATGGATTGCGGCTGAAAGATCATCAGCTCATGCCCCACCTGGAACGCTGCGGACTGGCTGATGCTGCCAAGACGGATGCCCTGCGGTTATCTGGCGGGCAGCAGAAGCGGCTTGCCATCGCCATGGCGCTTGTGCACGATCCGAATTTGCTGTTCCTCGATGAACCAACGGCCTCCCTTGATCCCCGTGCCCGCCGCGAAATCCGCGAGCTGATCCGGTCGCTGGCTGATGCCGGCACCTCCATCGTGTTCACTTCACATGACATGGAAGAAGTAAATAAGCTTGCACAGCGCATACTTCTGATCTGTAACGGCAAAATCCAAGCGGAAGGCTCACCCGAATTCCTGCTGTCCACACACGGGGCTGAAAGTCTGGAGGAGCTGTATATCTCATTAACAGAGGCCTAA
- a CDS encoding threonine/serine exporter family protein, whose protein sequence is MFMIYLQQIITSFIASAAFGMIFNAPRKALMQCGFAGMVGWMLYIWLQDMEVKAVTATVVAAFWVTMISYVFAKKYKTPIIVFSVSGIIPLVPGGLAYNALRYVAQDQYDLAVQFGARAFMISGAIAAGLVLAEVTNQVIKKIAWARRP, encoded by the coding sequence ATGTTCATGATATACCTACAACAGATCATAACCAGTTTTATCGCCTCCGCTGCTTTCGGCATGATCTTTAACGCGCCTCGAAAAGCGCTGATGCAGTGTGGCTTCGCCGGTATGGTCGGATGGATGCTGTACATCTGGCTACAGGACATGGAGGTGAAGGCGGTGACGGCGACGGTGGTCGCAGCCTTTTGGGTGACGATGATCAGTTACGTTTTCGCCAAGAAATACAAAACGCCTATCATCGTCTTCAGTGTGTCCGGTATTATTCCGCTTGTCCCGGGAGGCCTCGCCTACAATGCGCTGCGCTACGTCGCTCAGGACCAGTACGATCTTGCCGTTCAGTTCGGAGCCCGGGCGTTCATGATTTCCGGAGCGATCGCGGCGGGCCTTGTACTCGCGGAAGTGACAAACCAGGTGATCAAGAAGATCGCATGGGCTCGGCGTCCATAG
- a CDS encoding class I SAM-dependent methyltransferase, producing MDNHSKPLGSGADPRHIPEGNRQSNVERFSGYENTYDQYRPEAPEQVINILTGYLQQKPSLVVDLGCGTGLSSFVWKDEAERIIGIEPNDDMRGKAEEKLQEQDNTEHISFAAGYFNQIGLEASSVDIITCSQSFHWMEPASTLKEAARILRPEGIFAVYDCDWPPSLHWPIEQSYHELIEFSEIIIDRHIEEGRKAHKWNKNEHLKHIRESGLFRFAKEIVFHHMEPCTAERYVGLAISQGGVQTLLRLGIQELNPAIDAFRKQVEEYFHGETREVMFSYRMRLGIK from the coding sequence ATGGATAACCATTCAAAACCGCTGGGCTCCGGTGCGGACCCTCGGCACATTCCCGAAGGCAACCGGCAGAGCAATGTGGAGCGATTCTCGGGATACGAGAACACCTACGACCAGTACCGTCCAGAGGCACCTGAACAGGTCATTAATATTTTGACAGGCTATCTGCAGCAAAAGCCTTCGCTTGTCGTCGATCTCGGCTGTGGTACAGGATTATCTTCTTTTGTATGGAAGGACGAAGCGGAACGGATCATCGGCATTGAACCGAACGACGACATGCGGGGTAAAGCGGAGGAGAAACTTCAAGAGCAGGATAACACGGAACATATCTCGTTCGCTGCCGGCTACTTCAACCAAATTGGACTCGAGGCAAGCTCTGTGGATATCATTACTTGTTCGCAATCCTTTCATTGGATGGAGCCGGCAAGCACACTTAAAGAAGCGGCAAGAATATTACGTCCAGAGGGTATTTTTGCTGTCTATGACTGTGACTGGCCTCCAAGCCTGCACTGGCCGATTGAGCAATCCTATCATGAGCTGATTGAGTTCAGCGAAATCATCATCGATCGGCATATAGAGGAGGGCAGGAAGGCTCATAAATGGAACAAAAACGAACATTTGAAACATATCCGGGAGAGTGGACTGTTTCGTTTTGCCAAAGAAATCGTCTTTCATCATATGGAACCATGCACCGCAGAAAGATATGTTGGCCTTGCCATTAGCCAGGGAGGAGTTCAAACTCTGTTGCGCCTTGGAATACAGGAGCTCAATCCGGCGATAGATGCCTTTAGAAAGCAGGTAGAGGAATATTTTCACGGAGAGACCCGGGAGGTTATGTTCAGCTACCGGATGCGACTCGGTATCAAATGA
- a CDS encoding GntP family permease, with product MDGTVIHWGGAVIGLILAIVLIFKKVNPVYALFGGAVIGGLLGGASIDLTVQYIIEGTNSVMGAVVRVLAAGVLAGILIESGAAERIAETIVAKLGEKKALLSIALATMIITAVGVFITVAIIIVAPIALSVGKKIGISKTALLLALVGGGKAGNIISPNPNTIAVAKGFDVDLAQVMINGFIPAVAGLIVTVLVAKMLTNKGVMVSDTDQVDDGASKKEKPSFGRSMVAPIVAIVLLALNPIGSILDIEALKAFKIDSMIILPVAGIIGLIAMKQTKHIITFTTSGLNKMTGTAIILIGAGAIAGIISKSNLSAVVVDTIEVMGVSGTFLAPLAGILMGAATASTSTASIVAAGSFGEAILSMGTAPLSAAVMVHTGATVIDHLPHGNFFHVTAESVKMSIKERMKLIPYESIVGLTMAIVATILYGFIF from the coding sequence ATGGATGGGACAGTTATTCATTGGGGCGGAGCCGTTATCGGTCTGATCTTAGCCATTGTACTTATTTTCAAAAAAGTAAACCCGGTCTACGCCTTGTTTGGAGGCGCTGTCATTGGCGGTCTCCTGGGCGGAGCGTCGATTGATCTGACCGTACAGTATATTATCGAAGGAACAAACAGTGTCATGGGTGCGGTTGTACGTGTCCTGGCAGCCGGTGTGCTCGCAGGTATTCTGATTGAATCCGGTGCAGCCGAGCGAATAGCCGAAACGATTGTCGCCAAGCTGGGCGAAAAGAAAGCGCTTTTATCGATTGCGTTGGCCACGATGATCATTACCGCGGTAGGGGTATTTATTACCGTAGCGATTATTATCGTAGCACCGATCGCATTGTCCGTCGGCAAAAAAATCGGTATTTCTAAAACAGCACTGCTGCTTGCTCTGGTTGGCGGCGGTAAAGCGGGGAATATCATTTCCCCGAACCCGAACACGATTGCAGTAGCGAAAGGATTTGACGTGGATCTGGCGCAGGTCATGATCAACGGATTTATTCCCGCAGTTGCGGGCCTTATCGTAACCGTTCTGGTAGCCAAGATGCTAACGAACAAAGGCGTCATGGTATCAGACACGGATCAGGTGGATGATGGAGCATCCAAGAAAGAGAAGCCGAGCTTCGGCCGTTCCATGGTGGCACCGATTGTAGCTATCGTGCTGCTTGCCCTTAACCCGATTGGCAGCATTCTGGACATCGAAGCGCTGAAGGCGTTTAAGATCGATTCGATGATCATTTTGCCAGTAGCTGGCATCATCGGCCTGATCGCTATGAAGCAGACGAAACATATTATTACCTTTACAACCTCCGGTTTGAACAAAATGACAGGCACCGCCATTATTCTGATTGGAGCAGGCGCAATTGCCGGTATAATCTCCAAATCAAATTTGAGCGCAGTTGTCGTTGATACGATTGAAGTGATGGGTGTTTCCGGTACATTTCTTGCACCGCTGGCCGGTATTTTGATGGGGGCGGCTACGGCGTCGACATCCACGGCATCGATTGTAGCGGCAGGATCATTTGGTGAAGCGATATTGTCGATGGGTACGGCTCCACTGAGCGCAGCGGTTATGGTACACACGGGTGCTACTGTTATTGACCATCTGCCGCACGGCAACTTCTTCCACGTCACCGCAGAATCCGTGAAGATGAGCATTAAGGAACGGATGAAGCTGATCCCTTACGAAAGTATTGTCGGTTTGACGATGGCGATTGTCGCTACGATTCTGTACGGATTTATATTTTAA
- a CDS encoding HAD family hydrolase → MKLDKSKKAVFFDVDDTLYDHLTPFRRALETIARPKEGFPYEAAYHRLRYYSDMLSLELGGAGSDDYESAVEDMRRRRFQLALQEFDIELSPEQAERMQAAYIGCQYEIDMFEGARELLQRLADDGHVVGLITNGPLEHQMNKIAAMNLGSIIPADRLFVSGDVGWDKPDQRIFVHVNERTGTSPEHSYYIGDSWRNDVIGALAASWNVIWFNHRGTTPESEHTPHHTAGSYTELAQILETAL, encoded by the coding sequence ATGAAACTGGACAAAAGTAAAAAAGCCGTCTTTTTTGATGTGGACGATACATTATATGATCATCTGACCCCGTTCCGCAGGGCCCTCGAGACAATTGCCCGGCCGAAGGAGGGCTTTCCGTATGAGGCAGCCTATCACCGACTGCGTTATTACAGCGACATGCTGTCGCTGGAGCTCGGAGGCGCTGGTTCGGACGACTACGAGAGCGCCGTGGAGGATATGAGACGCCGTCGTTTTCAGCTGGCTTTACAGGAATTCGATATCGAGCTTAGTCCGGAGCAGGCGGAGCGCATGCAAGCGGCCTATATCGGATGCCAGTATGAGATTGATATGTTTGAAGGCGCGCGGGAGCTGCTGCAGCGTCTGGCCGATGATGGTCATGTCGTTGGACTGATCACGAACGGGCCGCTGGAACATCAAATGAACAAAATTGCGGCGATGAATCTCGGGAGTATCATCCCGGCAGATCGGTTATTCGTGTCCGGAGATGTCGGCTGGGACAAGCCGGATCAACGTATTTTTGTTCATGTGAACGAGCGCACCGGAACAAGCCCGGAGCATAGCTATTATATTGGGGATTCATGGCGTAATGACGTCATCGGTGCACTGGCAGCAAGCTGGAACGTGATCTGGTTTAACCACCGGGGGACAACGCCTGAGTCAGAGCACACTCCGCATCACACCGCAGGAAGCTATACAGAACTGGCACAAATCTTGGAGACAGCTCTGTAG
- a CDS encoding CdaR family transcriptional regulator, translating into MKLSRPLAERIANEMMNVIPYNINVMDENGTIIGSGDPKRIGTFHNGALKAIHSGRVNEVYEVGGGMMPGVNEPIMMDGVIIGVVGITGHPDEVRPFSKLLKVTVVLLIEQEVQNKRKQDERQRREKFYHELSYRKTAYDQDFLERAKDYGLDLTRKSQAILVHGALSGREFRHLVQEYSHYWNLENDKTVFFMTDHFRSKELLERLLDINGIVRIGVGQVEELAAHSLEQASLAMETSAKINPSRSINRYDDLKFIIQLSHEDRKELGAVYNVLHQNGDKLGLIETLQVYIAENGDHNQTVKRLNIHRNTLNYRLNRIRQLTGKDPRSLIELFELLCGLMWRP; encoded by the coding sequence ATGAAGTTATCCAGACCGCTTGCAGAGAGAATTGCCAATGAGATGATGAACGTCATTCCTTATAATATCAATGTGATGGACGAGAATGGCACCATTATAGGGAGCGGAGACCCGAAGCGTATTGGGACGTTTCATAATGGAGCTTTAAAAGCCATTCATTCAGGCCGGGTTAATGAGGTGTACGAGGTAGGCGGAGGCATGATGCCCGGCGTCAATGAACCGATTATGATGGACGGTGTCATCATTGGTGTTGTTGGCATTACTGGACATCCGGATGAGGTCCGGCCTTTTAGTAAGCTGCTTAAAGTAACGGTGGTTTTGCTTATTGAACAGGAAGTACAGAATAAGAGAAAGCAGGATGAGAGGCAACGTCGGGAAAAGTTCTATCATGAACTGTCCTACCGAAAGACTGCTTATGATCAGGATTTTCTGGAAAGGGCCAAGGATTATGGTTTGGATCTTACCCGGAAGAGTCAGGCGATTCTTGTTCATGGCGCATTGAGCGGCCGGGAGTTCCGTCATTTAGTTCAGGAGTATTCCCATTACTGGAATCTGGAGAATGACAAGACGGTGTTTTTTATGACGGATCATTTCCGGTCAAAGGAATTGCTGGAGAGGCTTCTGGATATTAATGGGATTGTGCGTATTGGTGTAGGCCAAGTTGAGGAACTGGCGGCGCATTCGCTGGAACAGGCTTCATTGGCGATGGAAACAAGCGCGAAGATCAATCCGTCCCGCTCAATAAACCGCTACGATGATCTCAAGTTCATCATTCAGCTGTCTCATGAAGACCGAAAAGAGCTTGGTGCTGTATATAACGTGCTCCACCAGAACGGGGACAAGCTGGGACTGATAGAGACACTGCAGGTATATATTGCAGAGAACGGAGACCATAACCAAACGGTCAAGCGGCTGAATATTCACCGCAACACGCTGAATTATCGGTTAAACCGGATCAGGCAACTGACCGGAAAGGACCCTCGTTCCCTGATTGAACTGTTCGAACTGCTGTGCGGGTTAATGTGGAGACCATAA
- a CDS encoding PadR family transcriptional regulator: MTNLILLSFLRQRPMHGYEIQQLIQTSRMDVWANVLSGSIYYALNKMESEGLIVTTAEERTGARIRKIYSITEDGESLFQRMIRETLTLPPHSAKSDFSLGLNWIENIPVSEAVSLLEQNLKQVEESLAQWRLGKEIKSQYGLTPIAIATFDNAIALLDQDAKFLRQVISLVQK; encoded by the coding sequence GTGACCAATCTTATTCTGCTCTCTTTCCTGCGCCAGCGTCCGATGCACGGCTATGAAATTCAGCAGTTGATTCAGACCAGCAGAATGGATGTGTGGGCTAACGTACTTTCCGGCTCCATCTACTACGCACTGAACAAAATGGAGAGCGAAGGACTGATCGTTACCACGGCTGAAGAACGAACCGGCGCCAGGATCCGTAAAATATACAGCATTACAGAGGATGGCGAGTCACTGTTTCAGCGCATGATCCGGGAGACGCTCACCCTGCCTCCCCATTCAGCCAAGTCAGACTTCTCACTGGGACTCAATTGGATTGAGAACATCCCTGTCTCCGAGGCCGTCAGCTTGTTGGAACAGAACCTGAAGCAGGTAGAGGAATCGCTGGCCCAGTGGCGATTAGGCAAAGAGATCAAAAGCCAATATGGACTTACTCCTATTGCCATAGCTACCTTTGATAACGCGATTGCCCTGTTGGACCAGGATGCAAAGTTCCTTAGGCAGGTAATATCTCTCGTACAGAAATAA
- a CDS encoding ABC transporter permease, with translation MFTILTTMLRGIFRDIHTMVWNVAFPLAMLVGLGLYFDNPAYSDRLLSGVLTTNVLFGATMVTAFYVMSHRNRGVYKLLRATPFSTLSFITAMTGARTVLALFVSVCVIIVSVLLLGVSLSLTGSALMLLVLLIGTVCFTAIGFIAANLSRDESNVNMISNLMSFPLLFTSEAFYSLEQAPQWVRVVGQLQPFHYLVEAMGIAVKANGGSLSAIGLPLGILTGFTVVCLVLAAFTFRWDSERPASRAGKHREQHFSSV, from the coding sequence ATGTTTACGATTCTTACCACAATGCTGCGGGGCATATTCCGCGACATTCATACGATGGTCTGGAACGTCGCTTTTCCGCTCGCCATGCTGGTGGGGCTTGGACTATATTTTGATAATCCGGCCTATTCAGACCGCCTGCTCAGCGGTGTACTGACCACTAATGTTCTGTTTGGCGCGACCATGGTTACGGCCTTTTACGTAATGTCCCACCGTAACCGCGGCGTTTATAAGCTGCTTCGAGCTACGCCCTTCTCCACCCTTTCGTTCATCACGGCCATGACCGGAGCCAGAACCGTGCTGGCACTTTTCGTCAGTGTATGTGTAATCATCGTCAGCGTGTTGCTGCTTGGCGTCTCACTCAGCCTAACCGGATCGGCCCTTATGCTGCTGGTACTTCTTATTGGAACTGTCTGCTTTACCGCCATCGGATTTATTGCAGCCAACCTTTCCCGTGATGAAAGTAACGTCAACATGATCTCCAACCTGATGAGCTTTCCGTTACTGTTCACCAGCGAAGCCTTTTATTCCCTGGAGCAAGCGCCACAATGGGTCCGCGTCGTCGGCCAGTTGCAGCCGTTTCATTACCTTGTGGAGGCGATGGGTATTGCCGTAAAGGCCAATGGCGGGTCCCTTTCCGCTATAGGACTGCCGCTCGGTATCCTGACCGGGTTTACCGTCGTCTGCCTGGTCTTGGCTGCATTTACCTTCCGCTGGGATAGCGAACGCCCGGCCAGCCGCGCGGGTAAACATCGTGAGCAGCATTTTTCCTCGGTATGA
- a CDS encoding class I SAM-dependent methyltransferase → MRIDLGCGSDKHANCTGIDIQPGKNVDIVHDFEQSIPLLDDAVSFVMASRSLEYSRDLLTVMREIYRVCEHKALVCILAPYSRSALHIANPAIQTYFNEYTPFYLTSKGYHRDLEMTFGFTPNYIPEEAPGLGFRLLRMEMFYFPDVRATYKIPDREEIRQSLIDVADEVMYHFMVVKKPVTNLECCVLAASKLEEPNRIAEWRRRELSTSATSQIPRETFDNPLYIELAEPEDTGSTIKPAGKPPSSAAKRKGALKMKKGKKRSRLIRVKSVAREGGDPSLQRNTSASHVLFDIRDLYIGAAWRAIRQSGESDGSIG, encoded by the coding sequence TTGAGAATCGACCTTGGGTGCGGCAGTGACAAGCATGCCAATTGTACCGGAATCGATATCCAACCAGGGAAGAATGTCGATATTGTTCATGATTTTGAACAGTCTATTCCACTGTTGGATGATGCGGTTTCCTTTGTCATGGCGAGCCGCAGTCTGGAATATTCCCGTGATTTGCTCACCGTGATGAGGGAAATATACCGGGTCTGCGAGCATAAAGCGCTGGTCTGCATCTTGGCTCCTTATTCTCGGTCCGCCCTTCACATCGCGAATCCGGCAATCCAGACCTATTTCAATGAATATACACCGTTCTACTTGACCTCTAAAGGGTATCACAGAGACCTAGAGATGACCTTTGGATTTACGCCGAATTATATCCCGGAGGAGGCGCCAGGACTTGGGTTTCGCCTTCTTCGAATGGAAATGTTCTATTTCCCGGATGTGAGAGCGACGTACAAAATACCGGACCGTGAGGAAATAAGGCAGTCACTCATCGACGTGGCGGATGAAGTTATGTATCACTTTATGGTTGTCAAAAAACCGGTGACGAACCTGGAGTGTTGTGTGCTTGCAGCCAGTAAACTGGAGGAGCCGAATCGGATAGCGGAGTGGAGGCGAAGGGAGCTTTCTACGTCGGCGACTTCGCAAATTCCGCGGGAGACTTTCGACAATCCACTGTATATCGAACTTGCAGAACCTGAAGACACGGGTTCGACCATTAAACCGGCTGGCAAACCGCCTTCATCGGCCGCTAAAAGAAAAGGGGCATTAAAGATGAAGAAGGGCAAAAAACGAAGCAGGCTGATCCGCGTCAAAAGCGTGGCTCGTGAGGGAGGTGACCCTTCGCTTCAGCGTAATACATCAGCATCTCACGTTTTGTTCGATATCCGCGATCTGTATATAGGAGCTGCCTGGCGCGCTATACGGCAGTCCGGGGAATCAGACGGATCCATAGGTTAA
- a CDS encoding threonine/serine exporter family protein encodes MKVCLLAGKIMLQSGAETYRVEDTMMRIAASYGVDNSHSYMTPTGIIFSVEEPQHITRLIRISERTTNLYKIDRVNTISRSISLGELTISEAHRSLQEVERAKPNYPMWLLILMATISSGCFLIMFKGTWHDFIPAAIAGGLGFSCSVFLQRVIPVRFFSEFSGALMIGLAAVWMVKNGFGRQIDVIIISSVMPLVPGLLITNAIRDLMAGHLISGLSKGAEAFITSFAIGAGIAFMLSFY; translated from the coding sequence ATGAAAGTCTGCCTCCTCGCCGGCAAAATTATGCTGCAAAGCGGAGCAGAGACGTACCGCGTGGAGGATACGATGATGCGGATCGCCGCATCCTACGGTGTGGACAATAGCCACAGTTATATGACACCAACAGGCATTATTTTTTCAGTGGAGGAGCCGCAGCATATTACGAGGCTGATCCGGATTTCAGAACGTACCACCAACCTATATAAAATTGATCGGGTTAACACGATATCCAGGAGCATTAGCCTGGGCGAGCTGACCATTTCGGAGGCACATCGCTCACTTCAGGAAGTGGAACGAGCGAAGCCGAACTATCCGATGTGGCTTCTTATCCTCATGGCGACCATTTCTAGCGGTTGCTTCCTGATCATGTTCAAGGGAACCTGGCATGATTTTATTCCGGCTGCGATCGCCGGTGGTCTTGGATTCTCCTGCTCGGTCTTTTTGCAGCGGGTCATTCCCGTCCGCTTTTTCTCGGAGTTTTCCGGAGCGCTGATGATCGGACTTGCCGCTGTGTGGATGGTGAAGAACGGCTTTGGTCGGCAGATCGATGTCATTATTATCAGCTCGGTGATGCCGCTTGTCCCGGGTCTGCTCATTACGAATGCGATACGTGATCTGATGGCCGGGCATCTCATCTCGGGGTTGTCCAAGGGAGCAGAAGCGTTTATTACCTCGTTTGCTATTGGCGCGGGTATTGCGTTTATGCTGTCATTTTACTGA
- a CDS encoding YnfA family protein: MIHSIIIFLLAGLAEIGGGYLVWLWLREGRPYWYGIIGAVVLVVYGILPTLQKFPDFGRVYAAYGGLFIILSVLWGWGIDKKMPDTYDWIGAAVCLVGVAIMLGAPRH; encoded by the coding sequence ATGATACATTCCATCATTATTTTTCTGCTGGCAGGACTCGCTGAAATCGGCGGGGGTTATCTGGTGTGGCTGTGGCTGCGCGAAGGACGGCCATACTGGTACGGGATTATCGGGGCTGTCGTGCTCGTCGTGTATGGAATTCTTCCTACGCTTCAGAAATTCCCGGACTTCGGAAGAGTGTATGCTGCGTATGGTGGCTTGTTTATCATTCTTTCGGTCTTATGGGGATGGGGAATCGACAAAAAGATGCCCGATACGTATGACTGGATTGGGGCAGCCGTTTGTCTCGTTGGCGTTGCCATTATGCTTGGGGCTCCGAGGCATTAG
- a CDS encoding glycerate kinase, translated as MKNDFVIVLAPDSFKESMTAKEVCEAMERGIQKANPAITCIHVPMADGGEGTMQSLVDATGGTIHTMKVKGPFGNEVEAFYGISGDGETGVLEMASASGIHLVSPESRNPLVATTYGTGELIKACLDHGVRNLLIGIGGSATNDGGAGVVQALGGKLLDSEGIELPFGGGQLGRLASIDLTHFDPRLQDIMVEVACDVTNPLCGPKGASHVFGPQKGATPEMIEQLDDNLRNYANVIKRQMNRDIVDVPGAGAAGGLGGGLMVFLNGVLKKGIDMVIDYTGLEEKVQQADMVWTGEGGMDFQTQYGKTPLGVAIVAKKYNKPVVALAGRIGDQIEVLYDKGIDCIFGIMPGAATIEEALANGQENVERTSENVTRLMLSLNGLKQPVITEAGERTK; from the coding sequence ATGAAAAATGATTTCGTAATCGTACTGGCACCGGACTCCTTTAAAGAGAGCATGACAGCCAAAGAAGTGTGCGAAGCGATGGAACGGGGAATCCAGAAGGCTAATCCAGCGATCACTTGCATCCATGTACCGATGGCGGATGGTGGTGAGGGGACGATGCAGTCCCTTGTAGATGCAACAGGGGGTACCATTCATACGATGAAGGTGAAAGGGCCTTTTGGCAACGAAGTGGAGGCTTTCTACGGAATATCGGGTGATGGTGAGACAGGTGTTCTGGAGATGGCTAGTGCAAGCGGTATCCATCTCGTATCCCCGGAGAGCAGAAATCCGCTGGTTGCAACAACTTACGGTACAGGTGAGCTGATCAAGGCGTGTCTGGACCACGGTGTCCGCAACCTCTTGATCGGGATCGGCGGCAGTGCAACGAACGATGGCGGAGCGGGCGTGGTTCAGGCACTGGGCGGCAAACTGTTGGATAGTGAAGGAATAGAACTTCCTTTTGGTGGCGGCCAGCTGGGCAGGCTTGCAAGCATCGATCTAACTCACTTTGATCCGCGGCTTCAGGACATCATGGTGGAAGTGGCCTGTGATGTAACCAATCCGCTGTGCGGACCCAAGGGAGCGTCCCATGTGTTTGGCCCGCAAAAGGGTGCAACACCGGAGATGATTGAACAGCTTGATGATAACCTCCGCAATTACGCGAATGTTATTAAGCGTCAGATGAACAGGGACATTGTTGATGTACCGGGCGCCGGTGCAGCTGGCGGACTTGGGGGAGGATTGATGGTATTCCTAAACGGTGTATTGAAAAAAGGAATCGACATGGTCATTGACTATACCGGACTTGAAGAAAAGGTGCAGCAGGCGGATATGGTGTGGACTGGAGAGGGCGGCATGGACTTCCAGACTCAGTACGGAAAAACCCCACTTGGTGTGGCGATCGTGGCGAAGAAATACAATAAACCCGTCGTAGCTCTAGCCGGACGGATTGGTGATCAGATCGAAGTGCTGTACGATAAAGGCATTGATTGTATTTTCGGAATTATGCCGGGTGCAGCCACAATAGAGGAAGCTTTGGCTAATGGACAGGAAAATGTGGAGAGAACGTCCGAGAACGTGACACGACTGATGCTGTCGCTAAACGGATTGAAACAGCCGGTGATCACTGAAGCCGGAGAGAGAACGAAATAG